The Apium graveolens cultivar Ventura chromosome 11, ASM990537v1, whole genome shotgun sequence genome has a window encoding:
- the LOC141696267 gene encoding aspartyl protease UND-like, producing the protein MLCLTISTPLPIAKTANKKPNSLSLKLLHRSSIPSFENEDFQDFLEKNKQLSLKDSKFSTTTPLYQPTIEYLYFVYLSIGNPAVPQYLAVDTGSSLVWVTSNSTNKKFVYRRGYSKTYTSVSCKSLECSLCPNFLCSPKSDLCLYHRTYADPNSKSNGILAFERFVFTINECDYCGEPSLDKVLFGVATFTSGSLFQGSNFNGMLGLGPQSTSLLRNFFPQKLSYCIPDIFNTSSQLGFLELGDTGDQDESMYVPFYHDQYYRTNMDSINVGDECLNINPDIFKYDSTDPYTGVVFDTGAVFTFLADEAYDALVMKSRGYVEPQDKDTQLCYEGLREGISDFPLLRFHFVDKDVNADLSLIIGNWSLFYNYNPLKFCITMIKSSSKDTLYTDFTIIGLMAQQYHTMIFDLETSRMSIEYTSCIS; encoded by the coding sequence ATGTTATGTCTAACAATATCAACTCCATTACCTATTGCTAAAACCGCAAACAAGAAACCGAATAGCCTGTCCTTGAAACTATTGCATCGCTCTTCCATCCCTTCATTCGAAAATGAAGATTTTCAAGATTTTCTCGAAAAGAATAAACAACTTTCTCTGAAGGATTCCAAATTTTCCACAACAACTCCGTTGTATCAGCCCACCATTGAATACCTCTACTTTGTTTACTTGTCTATTGGAAATCCGGCGGTTCCACAATATCTAGCTGTAGATACAGGCAGCTCCCTGGTGTGGGTTACTAGTAATTCCACCAACAAAAAATTTGTATATCGGAGAGGATATTCTAAAACTTATACCTCTGTTTCGTGTAAAAGCCTAGAATGCTCTTTGTGTCCGAACTTCCTTTGCAGTCCGAAATCAGATTTGTGTCTGTATCACAGGACGTACGCTGATCCTAATAGCAAGTCAAATGGTATATTGGCTTTTGAACGTTTTGTGTTTACAATTAACGAATGTGACTACTGTGGTGAACCTTCTTTGGATAAAGTGTTATTTGGTGTTGCTACATTTACGAGTGGTTCATTGTTCCAAGGTTCAAATTTTAATGGAATGTTGGGTCTTGGTCCTCAAAGCACATCCCTATTGCGCAACTTCTTCCCTCAAAAGTTGTCTTACTGCATTCCCGATATTTTTAACACTAGCTCCCAATTAGGTTTCCTTGAGTTAGGCGACACTGGTGATCAAGACGAAAGTATGTACGTGCCCTTTTATCACGATCAATATTACAGAACCAATATGGATAGTATAAATGTCGGGGATGAATGTCTTAACATCAACCCGGACATATTTAAGTACGACAGTACAGATCCTTATACAGGAGTAGTTTTCGATACCGGAGCAGTCTTTACGTTTCTAGCAGATGAGGCATATGATGCTCTTGTAATGAAATCAAGAGGTTATGTGGAGCCGCAAGACAAGGATACTCAATTGTGCTACGAGGGACTGAGGGAAGGAATTTCTGATTTTCCGCTACTTAGGTTTCACTTTGTTGATAAAGATGTTAATGCAGATTTAAGCCTGATAATAGGAAACTGGAGTTTATTTTATAACTATAACCCTTTAAAATTTTGCATTACGATGATCAAGAGTTCCTCCAAAGATACACTTTACACGGACTTTACTATTATAGGCTTGATGGCTCAGCAATATCATACTATGATATTCGACTTGGAGACCTCACGAATGAGTATCGAGTATACCTCATGTATATCTTAG
- the LOC141697115 gene encoding putative pectate lyase 5, protein MILLVCIVLCFVLLMSCSLSGATVNFTLSHQHSNPEAVVQEVQRRILAAAASRVELKDQQSCNTGNPIDDCWQCDPNWGSNRQRLADCAIGFGQGATGGKGGQIYLVTDSSDNDVADPKPGTLRFAVVQAEPLWIIFSTNMQIKLSHELIVSSFKTIDGRGANVYITGKGCITIQDVSNVIIHNIHVYNCVPSKSADIRLNPTQVEHKGRSDGDGISISGSRNIWVDHCAVSHCTDGLVDVTLGSTAITISNNYFSHHDKVMLLGHSDKYMPDKGMQVTIAFNHFGVQLIQRMPRCRLGYFHLVNNDYTEWQMYAIGGSADPTIISQGNRYTAPNDASSKEVTKRLDADQGDWAGWDWRSDGDQMVNGAYFVPSGQGLNDLYTKDSGAEPKSAAMIDRLTSAAGVLGGPRDNGDHISHDGGTSYDENGSGGGMTFGSGDGMTFGSGDPPPSPTTGIILSILIFVTLEMISRNCAVLPVELL, encoded by the exons ATGATCCTACTGGTCTGCATTGTCTTGTGTTTTGTTCTTTTAATGTCTTGTTCTCTGAGTGGAGCCACTGTTAACTTTACTTTGTCTCATCAACATTCTAACCCTGAAGCTGTTGTGCAAGAAGTTCAAAG GAGAATACTAGCAGCTGCCGCTTCCAGAGTGGAGTTAAAAGACCAACAATCGTGCAATACTGGAAACCCGATAGATGACTGCTGGCAATGTGATCCAAACTGGGGAAGTAACCGCCAGCGCCTTGCTGACTGTGCCATTGGCTTTGGGCAAGGTGCTACTGGAGGCAAAGGCGGCCAGATTTATTTGGTCACTGACTCCTCCGACAATGATGTGGCGGACCCAAAACCAGGCACCCTACGTTTTGCAGTTGTCCAAGCTGAGCCCCTTTGGATTATATTCTCAACCAATATGCAAATCAAACTCTCTCACGAGCTTATTGTCAGTAGCTTCAAGACCATTGACGGTCGTGGTGCTAATGTCTACATTACTGGAAAAGGCTGCATTACAATCCAGGATGTTAGCAATGTTATTATTCATAATATTCATGTTTACAACTGTGTTCCTTCCAAGAGTGCTGACATACGGTTAAATCCAACACAAGTTGAACATAAAGGAAGATCTGATGGTGATGGGATAAGCATTTCGGGGTCTAGAAATATTTGGGTTGATCATTGTGCTGTTTCACACTGCACCGATGGTTTGGTGGATGTCACCCTCGGGTCCACAGCCATAACAATTTCAAACAATTATTTTTCGCATCATGACAAAGTGATGCTGCTGGGTCACAGTGATAAGTATATGCCTGATAAGGGTATGCAG GTGACCATAGCATTTAATCATTTCGGAGTGCAGTTGATACAACGGATGCCTCGGTGTAGACTTGGATACTTCCATCTTGTGAACAATGATTACACTGAATGGCAGATGTATGCAATTGGAGGTAGTGCTGATCCAACAATTATTAGTCAGGGAAATCGTTACACTGCGCCAAATGACGCGTCTTCTAAGGAG GTGACTAAGAGATTGGACGCAGATCAGGGAGATTGGGCAGGGTGGGACTGGAGATCAGATGGGGATCAAATGGTAAATGGAGCATACTTTGTCCCCTCAGGTCAAGGCCTTAACGATCTATATACCAAGGATTCTGGTGCTGAGCCTAAGTCTGCTGCCATGATTGACCGGCTCACATCCGCTGCTGGTGTCCTTGGTGGCCCAAG GGACAATGGTGACCACATTTCACATGATGGTGGGACAAGTTATGACGAAAACGGGAGCGGTGGTGGCATGACATTTGGGAGTGGCGACGGCATGACTTTTGGGAGCGGCGATCCACCACCATCTCCAACTACAGGCATCATTTTGTCTATTCTAATTTTTGTAACATTAGAGATGATCTCCAGAAACTGTGCTGTATTACCAGTAGAACTATTATAG